One segment of Setaria viridis chromosome 4, Setaria_viridis_v4.0, whole genome shotgun sequence DNA contains the following:
- the LOC117851876 gene encoding uncharacterized protein translates to MSMATRALAAVVTGRRAAEQSGLAAVLSSCRSGGTRGLSHSSAQQRREDQSAGDRHDAAAAAAVTAAQVEASLNRKNVEVVQGDRSATLLPDEAADALGGVGAEEAADAWVPDQETGVFVPAEEAAGNGHGGPHEQPAGPSVLDQAVFVREDMEDVERPPVDMASAHGGAK, encoded by the exons ATGTCCATGGCCACGAgagcgctcgccgccgtcgtcaccgGCCGCCGGGCGGCCGAGCAGAGTGGGCTCGCCGCCGTTCTCTCGTCGTGCAG GAGCGGAGGAACTCGGGGTCTGTCGCACAGCAGCGCCCAACAGCGCCGGGAGGACCAGAGCGCCGGCGACCGtcacgacgcggcggcggcggcggcggtcaccGCGGCGCAGGTGGAGGCGTCGCTGAACCGCAAGAACGTGGAGGTGGTGCAGGGGGACCGGTCCGCGACGCTGCTCCCCGACGAGGCGGCCGACGCGCTGGGCGGCGTgggcgccgaggaggccgccgacGCCTGGGTGCCCGACCAGGAGACGGGGGTCTTTGTCcccgccgaggaggccgccggcaACGGCCACGGCGGCCCGCACGAGCAGCCTGCTGGGCCGTCGGTGCTGGACCAGGCGGTGTTCGTGCGCGAGGACATGGAGGACGTCGAGAGGCCCCCCGTCGACATGGCCAGCGCCCACGGCGGCGCCAAGTGA
- the LOC117851877 gene encoding uncharacterized protein gives MSGKYIIAALAASAAIAYASDVLVAQKKVFGGTTPRTVSDKEWWEATDKQFQAWPRTAGPPVVMNPISRQNFIVKDIKP, from the exons ATGTCTGGCAAGTACATCATCGCCGCCCttgctgcctccgccgccatcgCATATGCTTCCGATGTCCTAGTGGCACAGAAGAAGGTTTTTGGAG GCACAACACCGAGGACGGTGTCGGACAAGGAGTGGTGGGAGGCGACGGACAAGCAGTTCCAGGCCTGGCCTCGCACCGCAGGGCCGCCGGTGGTCATGAACCCCATCAGCCGCCAGAACTTCATCGTCAAGGATATCAAGCCTTGA
- the LOC117851872 gene encoding uncharacterized protein, with product MERATPHAHGRDAMAAGPPPLAGAGDRGSFSSSNHHHHPPPPPPPKILLAKPPLPHASSSGADDEGGGAGARARQAPQPGSLSLVSDAWEVHTDKILPYLTENNDFMVIGVIGPPGVGKSTIMNELYGYDASSPGMLPPFPTQTEEVKLMGKHCTTGIDLRLSNERVILLDAQPVYSPSVLIDMMRPDGSSTIPVLNGDPLSADLAHELMGIQLGVFLASVCNILLVVSEGMNDLSMWDLMLTVDLLKHNIPDPSLLTSAASQDKENKNDDQSGSEDYISDLCFVHARLREQDFSPSKLTLLRKALEKHFNSSSFRIGSSSATGQVSDSSVSSSTKFVDLSSSRQDIFLLPLRGHDNSTKFEYGTHSCMLGMLRDQILSWPARSFSKNLSERDWLRSSAKIWDMVKKSPVIADYCKALQSSGLFRK from the exons ATGGAGCGCGCAACTCCCCACGCCCACGGCCGAGACGCGATGGCCGCcggaccgccgccgctcgccggcgccggcgaccggggttccttctcctcctccaaccaccatcaccacccgcctcccccgccaccgcccaagATCCTCCTCGccaagccgccgctgccgcacgccTCGTCctccggcgccgacgacgaggggggcggcgccggggcccgCGCGCGCCAGGCGCCGCAGCCGGGATCGCTCAGCCTCGTCTCCGACGCGTGGGAGGTCCACACCGACAAGATCCTCCCG TATTTGACAGAGAACAATGACTTCATGGTCATTGGGGTAATTGGTCCACCTGGTGTAGGCAAGTCAACCATCATGAACGAGCTTTATGGATATGATGCAAGCTCGCCTG GTATGCTTCCTCCTTTCCCTACACAAACTGAGGAAGTCAAATTGATGGGGAAACACTGTACTACTGGTATTGACCTCAGACTTTCTAATGAGCGAGTTATACTCCTTGACGCTCAG CCAGTGTACAGTCCCTCTGTTCTAATTGATATGATGAGGCCAGATGGTTCGTCCACAATTCCTGTCCTTAACGGCGACCCCTTATCAGCAGACCTGGCTCATGAGCTAATGGGAATCCAG CTTGGTGTTTTCTTGGCATCTGTTTGCAATATATTACTGGTCGTGTCAGAAGGGATGAATGATTTGTCTATGTGGGACCTCATGCTTACA GTTGATTTACTGAAGCATAACATACCTGATCCATCCTTGTTGACCTCAGCAGCTTCCCAAgacaaggaaaacaaaaatgaTGACCAATCGGGCAGTGAAGACTACATTTCTGATCTCTGTTTTGTGCATGCTAG ATTGCGGGAACAAGATTTTTCTCCTTCAAAACTCACGCTTCTAAGAAAAGCTCTCGAGAAGCACTTCAACTCGTCCTCTTTCAGAATTGGTAGCTCCAGTGCGACAGGTCAAGTTTCTGATTCATCAGTTTCTTCAAGTACAAAATTTGTAGACTTGTCCTCCAGCCGGCAGGACATATTTCTTCTTCCCCTGAGAGGACACGACAACTCAACAAAGTTTGAGTATGGAACACACTCATGCATGCTAGGGATGCTCCGTGATCAG ATCCTGTCGTGGCCAGCAAGGTCATTCTCGAAGAATCTCTCAGAGCGCGACTGGTTGAGAAGCTCAGCGAAGATCTGGGACATGGTGAAGAAATCCCCCGTCATCGCGGATTACTGCAAGGCGCTTCAGAGCTCAGGATTGTTTAGGAAGTAG
- the LOC117851873 gene encoding gluconokinase, which translates to MKLKSATWASQVWRRTKRNRTRSAAVSCRRRRHQLAISLSLTGESVEEESRRRRSAMAGSDPRLAHPGLAIVIMGVSGCGKSTVAALLAEALGCSFIEADDYHSQANKAKMSKGIPLSDADRTPWLESLRDAISDRLDRGEDVAVSCSALQLKYREVLRAADRSYKPGDYADCRVKFVCLKASVEVITERMQRRSSEGKHFMPASLLQSQVDLLQINAAEGITEVDATEHPGDIVRDAIAQFREELASTDPPCF; encoded by the exons ATGAAGCTGAAGTCAGCAACTTGGGCATCCCAGGTCTGGAGAAGGACAAAACGGAACCGAACAAGAAGCGCGGCTGTTAgctgtcgccgtcgtcggcatCAACTCGCCATCTCCTTGTCCTTGACTGGAGAATCCGTGGAGGAAGAAtcaaggaggcggcggagcgccATGGCGGGCTCCGACCCCCGCCTCGCGCATCCAG GATTAGCAATCGTGATCATGGGAGTCAGTGGCTGCGGCAAATC GACCGTCGCTGCATTGCTCGCTGAAGCCCTGGGCTGCAGCTTCATCGAAGCAGATGACTACCATTCCCAGGCAAACAAAG CAAAGATGAGCAAGGGCATCCCCCTCTCCGATGCCGACCGCACGCCATGGCTGGAGTCCCTTCGGGACGCCATCAGCGACCGACTGGACCGCGGTGAGGACGTGGCCGTCAGCTGCTCGGCGCTGCAGCTCAAGTACAGGGAGGTCCTCCGGGCGGCCGACCGGAGCTACAAGCCGGGGGACTACGCCGACTGCAGGGTGAAGTTCGTGTGCCTGAAGGCGTCGGTAGAGGTGATCACCGAGAGGATGCAGAGGAGGTCAAGCGAAGGGAAGCACTTCATGCCGGCGAGCCTGCTGCAAAGCCAGGTCGACCTGCTCCAGATCAACGCCGCCGAGGGGATCACCGAGGTAGACGCGACGGAGCACCCCGGCGACATTGTCCGTGATGCCATTGCTCAGTTCAGGGAGGAGCTGGCATCGACAGATCCTCCTTGTTTCTGA
- the LOC117851875 gene encoding protein DESIGUAL 2, which translates to MERKVVAVCAVVGFLGVLSAALGFAAEATRVKVSDVQTTTPGECIYPRSPALALGLISAVCLMLAQSTINTVAGCICCKRHPVPSDTNWSVALISFIISWCTFIIAFLLLLTGAALNDQRGAENMYFGSFCYVVKPGVFSGGAVLSLASVALAIVYYVALTSSKSPPPTLATPQNQGIAMGQPVIPQQSSEPVFVHEDTYNRQQFP; encoded by the exons ATGGAGCggaaggtggtggcggtgtGCGCGGTGGTCGGGTTCCTCGGCGTCCTCTCGGCGGCGCTCGGCTTCGCGGCGGAGGCCACCCGCGTCAAG GTTTCAGATGTTCAAACAACTACTCCTGGTGAATGCATATACCCAAGAAGCCCAGCCTTAGCGCTGGGGTTAATATCTGCCGTCTGTCTTATGCTTGCGCAGTCTACTATAAATACGGTTGCTGGTTGCATCTGTTGTAAGAGGCATCCTGTTCCATCAGACACTAACTGGAGTGTAGCTCTGATCTCATTTATCATATCATG GTGCACTTTCATAATCGCATTCCTTCTCCTGCTGACTGGAGCTGCACTGAATGATCAGAGAGGTGCAGAGAACATGTACTTTGGGAGCTTCTGCTACGTGGTGAAGCCAGGGGTCTTCTCCGGGGGAGCAGTGCTATCTCTTGCCAGCGTGGCACTTGCGATAGTTTACTATGTCGCTCTGACATCATCAAAAAGTCCTCCGCCGACATTAGCAACCCCTCAGAACCAAGGCATCGCAATGGGCCAACCTGTGATCCCGCAGCAGAGCAGCGAGCCCGTGTTTGTCCATGAGGACACTTACAATCGGCAACAGTTCCCGTGA
- the LOC117852412 gene encoding uncharacterized membrane protein At1g75140, with the protein MPHRVAALLLLLPLAAASEEAAAAPVAGASAEAEAALLERHAAQLARLEELAESLDRSVRALESALARSADPDPPPPGAASAAVGDRRAPQGVAVTKRRPVWSERFHFAAAARLGEGAYAAAAAALPYEDADGLTKYFAVGDSRGRVFVFSAAGDALLELEAAASGESRVTALLAYLSPRRTDCLLFTGHADGSIAAHRLIESSPHGDDWLTLAAASSRLLVRGIDAAPVAHLEAHHAGRARYVLSCDAGGRIRVFTENGTLYGTAISSSTPLAFVKQRLLFLTEDGAASLDLRSMSVRETPCEGLAEALNGTSVKAYSFDPSERFKAYGFTEAGDLVHVLLLGDVSSLKCRVRAVKKAEIDSPVAIQTVKGYLLVASHDKILVYNTSSQYYGRVGAPRPLFATTIKDIKSVFAGSGGVLPSAPAGKPVIAADREKLVILGLGDGHIAIYRSNFPVYKPESNAVVWSGPALLFLLFLIGIWQVYVKKKDSLGWTPEETFNTSVTAPTGSLLNHPTSDRAFADSTARTSDRGYVDGTARASDRSYVDSNTRTTDRGYADATRAVDLRGGALRSAPRRYVSPTRYAGTSGIQYRPASAEPGLRGTSELKYRGPGMEPPGFPKKRDTLFSNNQAVVDDHVD; encoded by the coding sequence ATGCCCCACCgcgtcgccgccctcctcctgctcctcccgctcgccgccgcgtcggaggaagcggcggccgcTCCAGTGGCGGGGGCGtcggccgaggccgaggccgcgcTGCTGGAGCGGCACGCGGCGCAGCTCGCGAGGCTGGAGGAGCTCGCGGAGTCGCTCGACAGGTCCGTCCGCGCGCTTGAGTCCGCGCTCGCCAGATCCGCGGACCCGgatcccccgccgccgggcgccgcctcGGCGGCCGTCGGGGACCGTCGCGCCCCGCAGGGGGTGGCGGTCACCAAGCGCCGGCCCGTCTGGTCCGAGCGGTTCCActtcgcggcggccgcgcggctcGGGGAGGGCGCgtacgccgcggcggcggccgcgctgccCTACGAGGACGCCGACGGTCTCACCAAGTACTTCGCCGTGGGGGACTCCCGCGGCCGCGTCTTCGTCTTctccgccgccggggacgcgctgctcgagctcgaggccgccgcctccggcgagTCCCGGGTCACCGCGCTCCTCGCCTACCTCTCGCCGCGCCGCACCGACTGCCTCCTCTTCACCGGCCACGCCGACGGCTCCATCGCCGCGCACCGCCTCATCGAGTCGTCCCCGCACGGCGACGACTGGCTCACCCTCGCCGCAGCGTCCTCCCGCCTCCTCGTCCGCGGCATCGATGCCGCCCCCGTCGCGCACCTCGAGGCCCAccacgccggccgcgcgcgctaCGTGCTCTCCTGCGACGCCGGCGGTCGCATCCGCGTCTTCACGGAGAACGGTACGCTCTACGGCACCGCCATCTCCTCGTCGACCCCTCTCGCCTTTGTGAAGCagcgcctcctcttcctcaccgaGGATGGAGCTGCCTCCCTCGACCTCCGCTCCATGTCCGTCCGGGAGACGCCTTGTGAGGGCCTTGCTGAAGCGCTCAATGGCACCAGCGTCAAGGCCTACTCTTTTGACCCCTCTGAGCGATTCAAGGCCTATGGCTTCACTGAAGCTGGCGACCTCGTGCATGTCTTGCTGCTTGGTGATGTTTCCAGCCTCAAATGCCGGGTTCGTGCTGTCAAGAAGGCTGAGATTGACAGCCCCGTTGCAATACAGACGGTCAAGGGTTATCTCTTGGTGGCGAGCCATGATAAGATCCTTGTGTACAACACCTCATCTCAGTATTATGGGAGGGTCGGTGCACCACGGCCGTTGTTTGCCACAACCATCAAGGACATCAAATCTGTGTTTGCGGGTTCTGGTGGCGTGCTGCCCTCCGCACCAGCTGGGAAGCCTGTTATCGCAGCGGACCGGGAGAAGCTGGTGATCTTGGGTCTTGGGGATGGCCACATTGCCATCTATCGGTCCAACTTCCCGGTGTACAAGCCAGAGAGCAATGCTGTAGTGTGGAGTGGTCCAGCATTGCTTTTCCTCCTGTTCTTGATTGGCATCTGGCAAGTAtatgtgaaaaagaaggattcCTTGGGGTGGACACCGGAGGAGACATTTAACACCTCTGTAACAGCTCCAACAGGGAGCCTTCTGAATCATCCTACTAGTGACAGAGCTTTTGCAGATAGCACAGCAAGAACTAGTGATCGTGGCTATGTAGATGGAACAGCAAGAGCCAGCGATAGAAGCTATGTGGATTCCAATACAAGAACCACGGACCGAGGTTATGCTGATGCTACTAGGGCCGTGGATCTGCGGGGCGGGGCGTTGAGGAGCGCTCCAAGAAGGTACGTGTCCCCTACTAGATATGCTGGGACATCCGGAATTCAATACCGGCCTGCTTCGGCTGAACCTGGTCTTAGGGGTACTTCGGAGCTGAAGTACAGAGGCCCAGGTATGGAGCCCCCTGGTTTCCCCAAGAAAAGGGACACATTGTTCTCAAACAACCAGGCTGTAGTAGATGATCATGTTGATTGA